A genomic window from Pocillopora verrucosa isolate sample1 chromosome 7, ASM3666991v2, whole genome shotgun sequence includes:
- the LOC131778587 gene encoding uncharacterized skeletal organic matrix protein 5-like, with protein MCAENPCENNATCQSSFTDKLYRCLCPAGYKGPRCQIGPTSCKEIHDQDTSSMSGVVTLVVDSQPLSVFCHMGNFGCGDGGWTPVMKIDGRETTFHYDSQYWSNYDEYNRPGGETGFDKQETKLPTYWNTSFSKICLGMKINQQLRFIVINKLADSLHSLIADGQYRNTSLSRDGWKKLIGSNATLQPNCNKEGFNAFGGRSNRSKARLGIVSNNQNNCYSCNSLIGFGTGSYPKGAKSCGNEALHYTLDDGGKSVKAMGYILVQ; from the exons ATGTGTGCTGAAAATCCTTGCGAGAACAACGCCACTTGTCAAAGCAGTTTTACAGACAAACTTTATCGGTGTCTATGTCCTGCTGGATACAAAGGTCCGAGGTGCCAAATAG GACCTACTTCGTGCAAAGAAATTCATGATCAGGACAC atCCAGTATGAGTGGTGTGGTTACCCTTGTTGTTGACTCCCAACCATTGTCCGTTTTTTGTCATATGGGAAATTTTGGGTGTGGAGACGGAGGATGGACGCCAgtcatgaagattgacggcagAGAG ACCACCTTCCATTATGACTCGCAGTATTGGAGCAATTACGATGAATACAACCGCCCCGGTGGAGAGACTGGGTTTGACAAACAGGAAACAAAGCTAcccacctactggaacacatcattctccaagatctgtctcggaATGAAGATCAACCAACAGCTCAGGTTTATTGTCATCAATAAGTTGGCTGACTCTCTGCACTCACTAATTGCTGATGGCCAATACCGCAACACCTCACTGAGTCGTGACGGGTGGAAAAAGTTGATTGGCAGCAACGCCACTTTACAGCCCAACTGTAACAAGGAAGGATTCAATGCCTTTGGTGGTCGAAGTAATCGCTCTAAAGCCAGACTTGGTATTGTTAGCAATAACCAAAACAACTGCTACTCGTGCAACTCTTTGATTGGATTTGGTACAGGAAGTTATCCAAAAGGCGCAAAATCTTGCGGAAACGAGGCACTCCATTATACGTTAGATGATGGAGGGAAGAGTGTCAAAGCCATGGGGTACATATTGGTGCAATAA